The genomic segment TCTTTTGGAAAATGCCGCATCATTAATTGAAGCCCGTGCCAGAGGCATTGCCCGTCAGATAGAATTATTTCTTCAATTATGTCATGATGATCTCTATGCCCTTACACTTATTGAATTTGATCCTGGTTTGTACCTGGATTTCAGTAATGGTCATAAAAGACAGATATGGATTCAACAGGGGCAGCCCGGGCATATAACAGAAGCCAGGATGATGATTCCTTTGTATCGTGAAATTACCTATGCAGATACAGAGGGTGTTGAAAAAATACGCATTCTTGAAAATAAAATATTTCCAGGAGGACGACATGTATCCCTTCCTTTCTGGGGAAGCTTTGGAAGAGAAGATTATTTTAATAATGCAAAAAATCTGCCTGAAGGTGAAATTTATGTATCCCATTTAATGGGTGTTCATGTACAAAAAGAGGAACAGCTAAACGGAGCTGAGAATGTGGAAACCGCCGTAGGCGGAGTCCCATATAAAGGTATAATCCGCTTTGCATCCCCTATTTTCAAAAATGGCAGGTTTGCAGGGGTTGTGTCTCTTGCCTTAGATCACCGGCATCTTATGGAATATACCCAGCATGTGCTTCCAGTAGGGGACAGGGAGGTTGTTTTTCCCAGCTACAACAGTGGAAACTATGCTTTTTTGTTTGATGACCAGGGATGGATTATTACCCATCCCAAACTGTGGGATATCCGGGGGTATGACAGCAGCACCAGGCAGCTTATAGACCCTCTTTCTCCTGAATATAATGCACAAGCCATGCAAAAAGGGCTGATTCCCTTTAACCTGTTTCATGTTCCTTTTATCCATAAAAATTACCGCAAGATTGCTCTGGACGTTCTTTCAGGTAAATCTGGTATAACAACTACATCCAGTGTTGGCAGTGTTCCAAGGGTTATGGCTTATGCTCCTATTAAATATAATTCCGGGGAGTTTAAACAAACCGGTTTTTTCGGGGGTGTTACCCTGGGAGCCAGGACTGATACCTTTGAAAGCTCTGTTGATGAAACCGCATCATATTTAAGAGATATAATAAAACAGACTGTCCGCCACTTTATATTTATTATTATTGCTACAGCATTTATGGTCGGCACTTTTGCAATAATACTTGCAAGAAGTTTCAGCCAGCCTATCAGACTGTTAAGTGACAAGGTGAAAGCTGTAAGTTCAGGCCATTTTGATGTATCTGTACCTATCTACAGCGGTGATGAGCTGGAATCTCTGGGCGCAAATTTCCAGGAAATGGGACACCAGCTTGAAAAACACCGGCAGCGTCTTGTTACCTCGCTTAAAGAACTGGAATTGTCCAGAAAAGAAGCTGTAAAAGAGCGGGATTTTATTAAAATAATTTTTTCCAATGTTGCAAGCGGTCTTATTGTAATAGACCAGTATGGTATTATTTCACAAGTTAATCATAATACTGAACGTATTTTAAATATTTTATCCCAGGATATGGAAGGCTGTTCTTTTCAACAGGCTTTTGTTTCTTATCCTGAACTGATTGACTATATTATTAAAGCATTTGAAGGTCATAAAATTCAAAGCATTGATCTGGAACTTAAGGTTGCAGGGCCTCGCAAATATATTGAAATTACAGCATCAACCATTCAAGAATCCTATCTGCCTCAGGACAGGTGTGTCCTGGTTTTAATTCGTGATATTACCAGGAGAAAAAAAATGGAGCGTTACCTGAGCCGTTCCGACCGCCTGGTTTCCCTGGGAACCCTGGCAGCCGGTGTAGCTCATGAAATTCGTAATCCCTTGACAGGTATCAGCCTGCTTTTAGATGATCTTCACGACCATATGACAGGACATCCAGACGAACAGCTCCTTATGCAGAAATCCCTGGAAGAGATAGAAAAACTTGAAAAAATCGTAACCGGACTTCTTGAATTTGCGTCCCAGCCTGCAGCAAGCTATTCTATGGCTGATCTTAACCAGGTAATAGAAGATACAGTTTTTTTAATAAAAAAACAATGCAACAGACAAAGGGTAATGCTTTTTCGCAATACAGCAGATCATGTTCCTGCAATTCTTATGGATCAAGAAAAGATGAAACAGGCATTACTTAATATTTTTCTTAATGCTCTTAATGTAATGCCGGATGGAGGAGAACTTCATATTGATACCTATCTTCAGGACAATCTGGAATTATTCAGCAGCGGAAAAGGCATAGAAATCCGTATCTGTGATACAGGCCCTGGCGTAAATCCTGATGATATGGATTATATTTTTGATCCTTTTTTTACAAAAACACCTAAAGGTTCAGGACTAGGGCTGTCTATAACCCATACTATTATTGAAGAACACAGGGGAAAAATAGTAGTTGACAGCAAGCTGGGCAGGGGTGCTTGTTTTAAAATATTTTTCCCTTTAAATGAGGAAGTAAATGCAGAAAATCCTGGTAGTTGATGATGAGGCCATAATTCGTGAAAATCTGGAGAGGATTTTAAAAGAAGAAGATTACGCAGTCAGCTCGGTTGATAACGGTAATGATGCCCTTGGTATTCTTGAGGCAACAGATATGGATGTGGTTCTTCTTGATATAAACCTTCCTGATATAAGCGGACTGGATGTTCTCAGAAAAGCCAAGATACTTGATCCAGAACTCATGGTTATAGTTATTACAGGATATGCTTCTGTTGATTCTGCTGTTGAGGCTTTAAAGCTTGGTGCTTATGATTATATTAAAAAACCTTTTAAGGCAGATGTTATCAAGCTGATAGTCCGCCTGGCTTTTGAAGCCCAGCAGCTCAGAAAAAAAGTAGGCAGCCTGGAATGCAGGGTCAAGCAGATACCTTTACAAGTCAATATTATTGCAGAAAGCACGCAGATGCGCCATATACTTGAGCAGGTAACAGAGGTAGCCCGCCATGAAGGTGCAACTGTTCTTATTACCGGTGAAAGCGGAACAGGCAAGCAGGTAGTAGCCCAGTCCCTGCATCAATTAAGCCCCAGGAAAGAGATGCCCTTTCTGGAGATCAATTGTGCTGCTCTTCCTGATAATCTCCTGGAAAGCGAATTATTTGGATATGAAAAAGGGGCTTTTACAGATGCAAGGCAGAGAAAAAAAGGTCTTTTTGAAGCAGCAGAAGGGGGAACTGTATTTTTAGATGAAATAGGCGAAATGCCAATGAATCTGCAGGCAAAACTTTTAGGTGTTTTGGAAAATCGCCGTTTTCGAAGACTGGGAGGACATAAGGATACTGCAATAGATGTGCGCATAATTGCTGCTACCAATATAGACCCTAAAAAAGCCATAGAAGAAAAACATTTCAGGGAAGATCTTTATTACCGGCTTAATGTATTTCCCATACATATCCCCCCTTTAAGAGAAAGGACTGATGACATACTTGCACTTGCTCATCTTTTTCTTGTTAAATTTGCCAGGCAGTTTAATAAGGATTTCCAGGAAATAGATGTTAAAGCAGGGGAATATCTCAAGCAGTATGCCTGGCCTGGAAATGTCAGGGAACTTCGCAATGTGCTGGAGCGAATATGTATTATGTATAATGATACTAACCTTAAAGTCTCTCACATGCCCCGTGAAATAGTTTCATTTGAAAATACGGAATCCTTTATTAAGATTCCTGATAATGTTCTGGATATTGAAGCTGTTGTTGACGAGGTTACATGTCAGTTAATACATCGTGCCATGAAAAAATCAGATGGAAACACTGCAAGCGCAGCCCGGCTTCTTGGAATTCCACGCGGCACGCTCAGATATAAATTGAAAAAATATAAGATTGCTTCTCTTTAACTTGATATAAGAAATTAGCAGGGTATTAAATGCGGATATGGGATATTAATCCAGGATATTTAAATCGCCAGAGTCTTCTGGGGGAACACCGGGAGCTTCACGGGATCGTATCTATAATTACAAATAACAAAAAAGGGTATTCTGCTCATCCTGAAACACTCCGCTGGACAGGTTATGTCTGGGCATTAAAAAAACGTCATGATTTACTTGCTTCTGAAATGTCTCTTAGGGGATATAAAGACAAATCTCCAGTAAATATAATTTCCAAAAAAAAACTTTGGCCTGATATATATATAGACAAACCTTTTCAGCAGTTTAAAATACTTGAATCCAAGTATAAAAACAGGGAACAAGGACGCATACCTCTGCCTTTGAATGTTGAGCAGTTATGGAACCAGCATAAATATTCAGCCCTTGCAAGAGGGGTAAATCTATGCAATAAACTGGATAAGTATGATTTTTCAGGGCTTTCAGACCTGCTTATTAAATGTTTAAGGATTCCTCCGGCACATGAGGAGCTGACAATTGTTATTCAGCAGATGTGGAGGCATGTTTCTCCTTTTCCATGTCCCCTGAAAAAAGGTAAAATTTCATGGTCATTATCCAGAATTTTTAAGGAGATTCAAAAAAAGGCTCTTGAAAATAAAGATAGTTTTTTGGTGTCATCAACAGTATTAAGTGATTTAGATATTTTTATATAAAGGAGGAAACATATACAACTTTTTCTAAAAAAGTTGATAAAAGCCTGATTGAAAGATATGACAAGGCTTTTGAAAAGTGAAACGGCAGGGAGCTTTATATAAAAATTCTTTCAAAATATTTAGATATAAACAAACTTTAGAATTAAAAAACAAGGAGATAAACAAAATGGAAATAATCAGGTTTGATGCCCATGATATTGAAAATACACTGTCAAAAATGAATGATACCCAGATTGACAAACTGGCTTTTGGCGCAATCCAGGTTGATGAAGCTGGAAAGATTTTGACCTATAATATGGCTGAAGGGGAAATTACAGGACGCAATCCCAAACAGGTTATTGGCAAAAATTTTTTTGACCAGGTGGCTCCATGTACCAAAACCAAAGAGTTTTATGGCAAATTTGTTGAAGGGATTAAAAAAGGAAACCTCAGTGCCATGTTTGAATATGAATTTGACTATCAGATGAAGCCTGTTAAAGTAAAGGTTCATATGAAAAAAGCGCTTGTTGGCAATACCTATTGGATCCTGGTAAAGAGAATTGCAAAACCTGGATTATAATCATGACCCTGCCTTTGTTGACAGAAGATGCTTTTTACAGAATCCTTCGGGATATTTTTCAGGCTGAACTAAAGCGATTGAGGGGATATCCTGCTATAGAAACAAATTTTCCCAGATATGCGGTTTTCCAGGAACCGCCCTGGCATATTGATTCTATTGAGATTTTGGAGATAGCTGCTTCTGTTAATGAATTTTTTCACCTTTATAAAACAGGTATGGAGGATAATCTTCTCCGTTATAAAAATCTGAAACAGTGGATAGAACTTGTTTTTCTTTCTTGGCAGGAACATCCAGAAGAGATTACCTTTCGCACTTCAGGGAGTACGGGCAAACCCATGCCCTTTACTCATACTATGGATTCTTTAATTCAGGAAATCAGGGAAATTGCTCAAATACTGGAACATGCAAAACGCATTATTTCCTTTGTTCCTTCACATCATATTTATGGGTTTATTTTTACAGTTCTGTTTCCTGCTTATTCAGGGATCAGGGTTTTAGATGCCCGTGAAACAGGTATCGGGTTACTTAAAAGCAAACTTGAACCTGGTGATCTGCTGGTTTCCTTTCCTGCCCACTGGTCTTATCTGGACAGGTCTATGCCCTGCTGGCCTGACAATATTCAGGGTATATGTTCCACTGGCCCTGCAAATCCTGATCTTCTCCGGCGGCTGTGCAGTAAAGGGCTGGATTGTATTACTGAAATTTACGGTTCATCAGAACACGGCAGCATTGGATTTAGGCACAATCCAGATCATCCATATCATGTTTTTTCATATCTTCAATCTTCAAAATCCCAGGCTGGTGGAGAAAATTATTTTATTAGAACCCTGAAGTCTGGAAAACAAGAAAGTTTTTATCCTGATGATCTTTTAAAATGGAAAAATGAAAAAGAATTTTATGTTTTACATCGTAAAGACGGGGCTTTACAGGTTGGAGGCATTAATGTATATCCTCAAAAAATAGCAGATACAATCAAGAGTCATCCCCTGGTAGCTGACTGTGCAGTCCGGCTGGCAGAAAAAAATGAAAATCCCAGGCTCAAGGCTTTTATAGTTCCTGAGCATGAAGTTGAAACCATATCTTTTAGAAAACAAATAAGCCAGTGGATATATCAAAACCTTTCCCCGCATGAAAGACCGGTTTATCTCACCATTGGGGAAAAAATCCCCAAAAACAATATGGGAAAGAATATGGACTGGCTTTAAAAATCATAGGAATTTTATCTAAACAAGGGTTTGAAGATTGAATTTTTCAAGTGTAATAGGATTGGTGAACAATGCTGCATTTTTACTTGCCCTATGCCTGTTATACAATATGCTTGAATACAGGCATCCAGGTCAAAAATCAACAATTTGGCAGTTGTTTACCGGGGTTATTTTAGGTGCTATCGGTATCGCAATCATGTGCAATCCTCTGGATTTTGGGCAAGGGGTTGTATTTGATACAAGATCGGTGCTTCTTTGTATATCTGGATTTTTCTTTGGTACTGTTCCTGTGTTGACAGCAGTGCTGATGACCAGTGCTTTCCGGATTTTTACAGGCGGAGTTGGGGCATGGACTGGTGCTGCAGTTATTGTAACATCGGGTGCCATTGGCCTGGGATGGCGGCATTTAAGACCCAGAGATAAAGAATGTCCAGGCATGGGTGAGTTATACCTGCTCGGCGTTGCAGTACATACTGCCATGCTGGTCTGGATGCTCTCGCTGCCGTGGAAGATTGCAGTTGAAGTTTTGTCCCAAATCAGTCTTCCTGTAATGCTGATATATCCGGCTGCAACCTCAATTCTGGGTAAGATGATGGTAAACCAGTTAAAGCGCAAGCTCTCGGAAGAAGCCCTGAGAAAGAGTGAAGAATTGCAGCGGGCAATGATTGCAGCATCTCCTTTGGCTATTATCGGCCTTGATCCAGATGGTCTGGTACAAAGCTGGAACAAATCTGCCCAAAACATGTTCGGCTGGAATGAAAAAGAGGTACTGGGTAAATTTCTTCCTATTGTGCCGGAAAATCAGTATGAAGCTTTCACCAGTCTTAGAAATAGTGTCATGGAAGGCGATGCGATTTCCCAGGTTGAGCTGATGCGGCAGCGCAGGGACGGCTCATTGATTGAAATCAGCCTTTCGGCTGCTCCTATTTATGACAAAAACGGCAGGGCAGCTGCTATTATATCAGTTATTCAAGATATTACAGAACGCAGGCAGTCTGAAAAAGAAAGGGACAAGCTTCAGTCCCAGTTATTTCAGGCTCAGAAAATGGAATCTGTCGGCAGGCTGGCCGGCGGCGTGGCTCATGATTATAATAACATGCTAAGTGTAATTCTTGGATATACGGAAATGGCCCTGGCAAAACTTGAGCCTGGACATCAATTAAGTTATGATCTTAAAGAAATTATGGCAGCAGCCCAAAGATCAGCAGACATTACCCGTCAACTGCTGGCTTTTTCCAGGCAGCAGACCATTGCTCCCAGGGTTTTATATCTTAATCAGGCAATAGCAGACATGCTCAATATGCTGCGCCGTCTCATTGGCGAGGATATTGATCTTGCCTGGCATCCTTTAGAATCCTTATTGCCGGTTTATATGGATCCTTCCCAGGTTGACCAGATTTTGGTTAATCTATGTGTAAATGCCAGGGATGCTATTGCTGATGTGGGCAATATTACCATTGAGACAGGTATAAAGACCTTTGATCAAGCCTATTGTGCTGAAAATGCTGGTTTTGTTCCAGGTACTTTTGTTCTATTGTCTGTAAGTGATGATGGCTGCGGCATGGACAGAGATACCCGTGAGCATATATTTGAACCGTTTTTCACTACCAAAAAACCAGGCAGGGGTACTGGTCTCGGACTGGCTATGGTTTATGGTATTGTAAGGCAGAATAAAGGATTTATTAATATTTACACTGAACCGGATCAAGGCACTGCTTTCAGAATTTACCTGCCTCCCCATAAAGACTTGACAGAACAGGTTCAGGATACAAAACCAGCAGTTCCTGATAGATGTGGAAATGAAACCATCATGGTGGTGGAAGATGAGCAGACTATTCTTAAAATGACAAGGATGATGCTGGAAAGACTTGGCTATAAAGTGCTGACAGCAGGCAGTCCTGGTAAAGCCATCAGTCTGGCTGGTAAGTATCCGGGTAATATTAACATGCTGATAACAGACGTGGTTATGCCTGACATGAATGGACGCGAATTGTCCGAGCAGCTTCAATCACTATATCCTGATATTAAGATTTTGTTCATGTCAGGATACACAGCCAATGTTATTGCTCATCGCGGGGTGCTGGAAAAAGGGGTAAATTTTATCCAAAAGCCTTTTTCAATAAATGACCTTGCTTCCAGGGTAAGAGAAGTGCTGGACAAGGCATGAAATGTAAAACTTAAAATTCTTCAAAAGCTTCCTTGTCTTTATCCATCATTTCAATCTTAATATCCTTATTTATATTTGAACCAGGTTTTTGACTTTCTGTTTGTACCATATTTGTCATAATCCGCTTTTTCTTTTCTTTGGATTCATGTTTTTTCAGCTTTTCAATAAAAGCTTCTATCAGTTTTTGAGATTCCTGGGAAAGCTCTTCGTCAGCTTCTTCTTCCTTTAATTTAAAAAAAGATATAATCTCACTCAATCTTTCAGACTGATCTGCCAGTTCCTTTGCACTGGCAGCCATTTGTTCAGATGATGCTGCATTCTGCTGGACAACCATGTTTAATTGATAAACTGAATCATTTACCTGGTTTGAGCCTGAATCCTGTTCAATACATGCAGCAGATATTTCCTGGACAAGCTGATGGGTTATCTGGATTTCAGGTACAATTTTTTCTAAAAGCGCTCCTGAAGTTTCTGCAATTTTTATACTGGACTGGGAAATCTTATCAATCCTGCTTGCTGCTTTTTGGGTTTTTTCAGATAATTTCCTGACCTCATGGGCAACAGTGCTGAATCCTTTTCCATGTTCTCCTGCTCTTGAGGCTTCTACAGCCGTATTTATGGCAATAAGATCGGTTTTTTTAGCAATCTCGCTTATGATGCTTATTTCCTGGGCAATCTGTTTCATGGCATTGAGGGTTTCATGAACAACCTGTTTGCTTTTGCCAATATCATTAACAGCTTTTAAAGATTTGTGTTCAGTCTGCCTGGCATTATCAGCAGTCTGGCTGATGTTGGCTGTCATCTGCTCCATAGAAGCTGATATTTCTTCAATAGCTGCAGCCTGCTGGGATGCTCCTTCTGCAATCTGGCTGGAAGCTGATGAAAGCTGAAAACTGGCAGAAACAATATGAGAAGCTCCTGCCTGGATTTCACCAATAACCTCTTTAAGCTTTAATATCATGGTGTTAAATTGCTGTGCCAGGATTCCTATTTCATCGTTGTTAATTATCTCAATATCTTGAGCCAGGTTTCCCTTGGTGATTTTTTCTGTTGTATTTACAAGGCTTATTAATGGATTTATAAGTTTTTTAACAAAAAAAGACATCAATATTGCTGCAATGATTAATATAACTGCTCCAATACTGATCTGTCTGATGGTTACAAGATTGGCTTCGCCTGTAACCTGATTTCTGGGAATCTGAATTCTTAACTGCCAGGGGGTTGTTGTCTGACCTATAGAAACAGGTACGTGGATTGTTAAAAAATCTTTATCCATTTTTGCTTCAGTAATCCCTTTTTCAATATTTTCAAGCATATCTTTATAATTATCAGGATAGATTTCTTTTAATGATTTTCCCAGATATTCTGGTTTGTTAGAAAATGCTGCAATTATACCATTATGAGAAAAAATTGAGATTTCAACCTTCTTATAATAAGTGTCAACTGCATTAACTGCAAAATCCTGAAGCCATTCAATGGTAATATCTCCCCCTGCAACTCCGTAAAATTTTTCATTATAAATAATGGGTGCTGAAGAAGACACCATCAAGACCCGGCTTCCCTGTGCTGTAAATATTGTCGGAGGAATGACTATTTCTTTTTTTATTTTTTTAGGAACTTGATACCATTGGGAATTTTCATTTTCTTCCTGGTATGAGGTGCAGGGCTCTAAAAATATATTTTCTTTTTCATCTTTGGTAAAATAAGGGAGATATCTGCCTGTTTGATCGTGTCCCTCGGTATTAATATATTCTGAATCATTATTGTCAAAAGCATCTGGCTCCCAGCATGTCCATATTCCAAACATAAAATCATTATTTGCCAGGATATTTTTTAATATGGAATTTGCCTGATTTCTTGTTAATCTGGGCATGGATTGATTTTGAACATTTACTGCCAGGGACTGGGATATGGTACGGGATATATCCATAACAGTATTGAACCTGGTTTTTATCTGATTTGCATAACTGCCGGCAAGAGCCAGGGATTTTTCTTTTGCAACCCGTATGGCAATGTTCCTGGATGAAATACTTGTGTATGTAACTGGAATTGTAATTGCTATAAATATTCCTATGCTTACCAACAGGATTAATTTGGTTTTAATGGAATTAAGTTTAAACATAAATTTTTAGTGCCTTAAAATGCTGATGTTGAGATATGACAGGGATGCATTACTGCATCCCTGTTTTTCCAGTTGGATTTATAAATTTTTTTTCTCAAACCATATAAACAAAATAATAAATAGTCCCCATAATATGGGGGCAATTATCCATTGTGAAAGACCGGTTAATTCAGGCAGGCCGATCTTTCCAAAATCTTTCCATGCAAGAACTGTTGATTCCAGAAAAGGATAAATCTCTGCATAGACAGCAGCACCGCACAACATGCCTGCTATGGCAAATACAGCGTGCCAGCGCCCTTCGCCTAAAGCACCCAGGGATGTACCCGGGCAAAATCCCATGACTGCCCATCCAATTCCAAACAAGGCTCCCCCGATTACAACAGCACCCGCATTCATGGACTTGTGGCTTAATTTGAGAATCTCCATATCTGAAAGTATGAGTATTCCAGCCATTCCCACTATAATCGCCGAAAGCATAAATTTTAATATTGTCATATCTTTGAAAAGCATTGCTCCAACCTGCTTTTCAAAGCGGAGAACCCTGCCTTTTTGTAAAAGAAATCCAAATAATATACCAGTAACAAGCCCAAGCCATTGATCTGTACTCATGAGGTCCTCCTGTAAATCAGGTTGGCAGTCAGCATTCCTGTACAAAAAAATAAAATTAAAGCAGGATAAGCACTTACAGACAATTGCATCATTCCGCTGAGGCCGTGCCCGCTTGGGCAGCCGCTGGCAAGCCGGGCACCCATCATGGCGATAATTCCGCCTGCAAATGCTGCAAATGCCCGCTTTATAACAGAATTTCCAAACCGCTCCTCCCATATGGGCGGGACACCCTCCAGCTTAAAGCTTTTATCTGTAACAGAGGAAATAAGAGCGCCCAGAGCAATTCCAATAACCAGCATGAACTGCCAGTTCACAACAATTTTTGTTTTAGTAAAATACTTGTTTGACTTTACATGTTCAGCAGCAACAGTCTGCTCCAAAACACCTGCAGCCCGGACAAAAGTAGTTGATGCTCCTAAATAGCTGGTTTTTCCAAGTAAATTTGTGGTTGCAAGGGCTGAAGCAATAGCCAGAATGCCAAGAAGCGCTCCGGCCAGATAAGGACTCCAGCCTCCATCATCTGTTTTCCATTTCATTTTGTTCTCCTTAGTTTTATTTATGTTTTTTCTTTTGCAGGGGACAGTCCCTGTTTGTTTTCTTAATAAAATACTGTTTTCTGCCTTAAAGATCAATAGGCAATTAAGAACAATAGCTCTTAACTTCATAATTTATTTTAAATTGTTTGTATTAATATCTTGTTTTATAATTTAATTTTAAATAGTT from the Desulfonema limicola genome contains:
- a CDS encoding ATP-binding protein, translated to MRFSILKKFLLAFLIISLSPLLVLSYYARETLIYVGHETVESTKKALLENAASLIEARARGIARQIELFLQLCHDDLYALTLIEFDPGLYLDFSNGHKRQIWIQQGQPGHITEARMMIPLYREITYADTEGVEKIRILENKIFPGGRHVSLPFWGSFGREDYFNNAKNLPEGEIYVSHLMGVHVQKEEQLNGAENVETAVGGVPYKGIIRFASPIFKNGRFAGVVSLALDHRHLMEYTQHVLPVGDREVVFPSYNSGNYAFLFDDQGWIITHPKLWDIRGYDSSTRQLIDPLSPEYNAQAMQKGLIPFNLFHVPFIHKNYRKIALDVLSGKSGITTTSSVGSVPRVMAYAPIKYNSGEFKQTGFFGGVTLGARTDTFESSVDETASYLRDIIKQTVRHFIFIIIATAFMVGTFAIILARSFSQPIRLLSDKVKAVSSGHFDVSVPIYSGDELESLGANFQEMGHQLEKHRQRLVTSLKELELSRKEAVKERDFIKIIFSNVASGLIVIDQYGIISQVNHNTERILNILSQDMEGCSFQQAFVSYPELIDYIIKAFEGHKIQSIDLELKVAGPRKYIEITASTIQESYLPQDRCVLVLIRDITRRKKMERYLSRSDRLVSLGTLAAGVAHEIRNPLTGISLLLDDLHDHMTGHPDEQLLMQKSLEEIEKLEKIVTGLLEFASQPAASYSMADLNQVIEDTVFLIKKQCNRQRVMLFRNTADHVPAILMDQEKMKQALLNIFLNALNVMPDGGELHIDTYLQDNLELFSSGKGIEIRICDTGPGVNPDDMDYIFDPFFTKTPKGSGLGLSITHTIIEEHRGKIVVDSKLGRGACFKIFFPLNEEVNAENPGS
- a CDS encoding sigma-54-dependent transcriptional regulator; its protein translation is MQKILVVDDEAIIRENLERILKEEDYAVSSVDNGNDALGILEATDMDVVLLDINLPDISGLDVLRKAKILDPELMVIVITGYASVDSAVEALKLGAYDYIKKPFKADVIKLIVRLAFEAQQLRKKVGSLECRVKQIPLQVNIIAESTQMRHILEQVTEVARHEGATVLITGESGTGKQVVAQSLHQLSPRKEMPFLEINCAALPDNLLESELFGYEKGAFTDARQRKKGLFEAAEGGTVFLDEIGEMPMNLQAKLLGVLENRRFRRLGGHKDTAIDVRIIAATNIDPKKAIEEKHFREDLYYRLNVFPIHIPPLRERTDDILALAHLFLVKFARQFNKDFQEIDVKAGEYLKQYAWPGNVRELRNVLERICIMYNDTNLKVSHMPREIVSFENTESFIKIPDNVLDIEAVVDEVTCQLIHRAMKKSDGNTASAARLLGIPRGTLRYKLKKYKIASL
- a CDS encoding pyrimidine dimer DNA glycosylase/endonuclease V; its protein translation is MRIWDINPGYLNRQSLLGEHRELHGIVSIITNNKKGYSAHPETLRWTGYVWALKKRHDLLASEMSLRGYKDKSPVNIISKKKLWPDIYIDKPFQQFKILESKYKNREQGRIPLPLNVEQLWNQHKYSALARGVNLCNKLDKYDFSGLSDLLIKCLRIPPAHEELTIVIQQMWRHVSPFPCPLKKGKISWSLSRIFKEIQKKALENKDSFLVSSTVLSDLDIFI
- the pyp gene encoding photoactive yellow protein, whose product is MEIIRFDAHDIENTLSKMNDTQIDKLAFGAIQVDEAGKILTYNMAEGEITGRNPKQVIGKNFFDQVAPCTKTKEFYGKFVEGIKKGNLSAMFEYEFDYQMKPVKVKVHMKKALVGNTYWILVKRIAKPGL
- a CDS encoding AMP-binding enzyme — its product is MTLPLLTEDAFYRILRDIFQAELKRLRGYPAIETNFPRYAVFQEPPWHIDSIEILEIAASVNEFFHLYKTGMEDNLLRYKNLKQWIELVFLSWQEHPEEITFRTSGSTGKPMPFTHTMDSLIQEIREIAQILEHAKRIISFVPSHHIYGFIFTVLFPAYSGIRVLDARETGIGLLKSKLEPGDLLVSFPAHWSYLDRSMPCWPDNIQGICSTGPANPDLLRRLCSKGLDCITEIYGSSEHGSIGFRHNPDHPYHVFSYLQSSKSQAGGENYFIRTLKSGKQESFYPDDLLKWKNEKEFYVLHRKDGALQVGGINVYPQKIADTIKSHPLVADCAVRLAEKNENPRLKAFIVPEHEVETISFRKQISQWIYQNLSPHERPVYLTIGEKIPKNNMGKNMDWL
- a CDS encoding LytS/YhcK type 5TM receptor domain-containing protein, with product MNFSSVIGLVNNAAFLLALCLLYNMLEYRHPGQKSTIWQLFTGVILGAIGIAIMCNPLDFGQGVVFDTRSVLLCISGFFFGTVPVLTAVLMTSAFRIFTGGVGAWTGAAVIVTSGAIGLGWRHLRPRDKECPGMGELYLLGVAVHTAMLVWMLSLPWKIAVEVLSQISLPVMLIYPAATSILGKMMVNQLKRKLSEEALRKSEELQRAMIAASPLAIIGLDPDGLVQSWNKSAQNMFGWNEKEVLGKFLPIVPENQYEAFTSLRNSVMEGDAISQVELMRQRRDGSLIEISLSAAPIYDKNGRAAAIISVIQDITERRQSEKERDKLQSQLFQAQKMESVGRLAGGVAHDYNNMLSVILGYTEMALAKLEPGHQLSYDLKEIMAAAQRSADITRQLLAFSRQQTIAPRVLYLNQAIADMLNMLRRLIGEDIDLAWHPLESLLPVYMDPSQVDQILVNLCVNARDAIADVGNITIETGIKTFDQAYCAENAGFVPGTFVLLSVSDDGCGMDRDTREHIFEPFFTTKKPGRGTGLGLAMVYGIVRQNKGFINIYTEPDQGTAFRIYLPPHKDLTEQVQDTKPAVPDRCGNETIMVVEDEQTILKMTRMMLERLGYKVLTAGSPGKAISLAGKYPGNINMLITDVVMPDMNGRELSEQLQSLYPDIKILFMSGYTANVIAHRGVLEKGVNFIQKPFSINDLASRVREVLDKA
- a CDS encoding methyl-accepting chemotaxis protein yields the protein MFKLNSIKTKLILLVSIGIFIAITIPVTYTSISSRNIAIRVAKEKSLALAGSYANQIKTRFNTVMDISRTISQSLAVNVQNQSMPRLTRNQANSILKNILANNDFMFGIWTCWEPDAFDNNDSEYINTEGHDQTGRYLPYFTKDEKENIFLEPCTSYQEENENSQWYQVPKKIKKEIVIPPTIFTAQGSRVLMVSSSAPIIYNEKFYGVAGGDITIEWLQDFAVNAVDTYYKKVEISIFSHNGIIAAFSNKPEYLGKSLKEIYPDNYKDMLENIEKGITEAKMDKDFLTIHVPVSIGQTTTPWQLRIQIPRNQVTGEANLVTIRQISIGAVILIIAAILMSFFVKKLINPLISLVNTTEKITKGNLAQDIEIINNDEIGILAQQFNTMILKLKEVIGEIQAGASHIVSASFQLSSASSQIAEGASQQAAAIEEISASMEQMTANISQTADNARQTEHKSLKAVNDIGKSKQVVHETLNAMKQIAQEISIISEIAKKTDLIAINTAVEASRAGEHGKGFSTVAHEVRKLSEKTQKAASRIDKISQSSIKIAETSGALLEKIVPEIQITHQLVQEISAACIEQDSGSNQVNDSVYQLNMVVQQNAASSEQMAASAKELADQSERLSEIISFFKLKEEEADEELSQESQKLIEAFIEKLKKHESKEKKKRIMTNMVQTESQKPGSNINKDIKIEMMDKDKEAFEEF
- a CDS encoding YeeE/YedE thiosulfate transporter family protein translates to MSTDQWLGLVTGILFGFLLQKGRVLRFEKQVGAMLFKDMTILKFMLSAIIVGMAGILILSDMEILKLSHKSMNAGAVVIGGALFGIGWAVMGFCPGTSLGALGEGRWHAVFAIAGMLCGAAVYAEIYPFLESTVLAWKDFGKIGLPELTGLSQWIIAPILWGLFIILFIWFEKKNL